From a region of the Pongo abelii isolate AG06213 chromosome 9, NHGRI_mPonAbe1-v2.0_pri, whole genome shotgun sequence genome:
- the LOC100462145 gene encoding olfactory receptor 52D1: MSDSNLSDNHLPDTFFLTGIPGLEVAHFWIAIPFCAMYLVALVGNAALILVIAMDNALHVPMYLFLCLLSLTDLALSSTTVPKMLGILWLHAGEISFGGCLAQMFCVHSIYALESSILLAMAFDRYVAICNPLRYTTILNHAVIGRTGFVGLFRSVAIVSPFIFLLRRLPYCGHRVMTHTYCEHMGIARLACANITVNIVYGLTVALLAMGLDFILIAISYGFILHAVFHLPSRDAQHKALSTCGSHIGIILVFYIPAFFSFLTHRFGHHQVPKHVHIFLANLYVLVPPVLNPIIYGARTKEIRSRLLKLLHLGKTSI; the protein is encoded by the coding sequence ATGTCAGATTCCAACCTCAGTGATAACCATCTTCCAGACACCTTCTTCTTAACAGGGATCCCAGGGCTGGAGGTTGCCCACTTCTGGATTGCCATCCCTTTCTGTGCCATGTATCTTGTAGCACTGGTTGGAAATGCTGCCCTCATCCTGGTCATTGCCATGGACAATGCTCTTCATGTACCTATGTacctcttcctctgccttctctcACTCACAGACCTGGCTCTCAGTTCTACCACTGTGCCCAAGATGCTGGGCATTCTGTGGCTCCATGCTGGTGAGATTTCCTTTGGTGGATGCCTGGCCCAGATGTTTTGTGTCCATTCTATCTATGCTCTGGAGTCCTCAATTCTACTTGCCATGGCCTTTGATAGATATGTAGCTATCTGTAACCCATTAAGGTACACAACCATTCTCAATCATGCTGTCATAGGCAGAACTGGCTTTGTTGGGCTATTCCGTAGTGTGGCCATTGTCTCCCCCTTCATCTTCTTGCTGAGGCGACTCCCCTACTGTGGTCACCGTGTCATGACACACACATACTGTGAGCATATGGGCATTGCCCGACTGGCCTGTGCCAACATCACTGTCAATATTGTCTATGGGCTAACTGTGGCTCTGCTGGCCATGGGACTGGATTTCATTCTCATTGCTATTTCCTATGGCTTTATCCTCCATGCAGTCTTTCATCTTCCATCTCGTGATGCCCAGCACAAAGCTCTGAGTACCTGTGGCTCCCACATTGGCATCATCCTGGTTTTCTACATCCctgccttcttctccttcctcacccACCGCTTTGGTCACCACCAAGTCCCCAAGCATGTGCACATCTTTCTGGCTAATCTCTATGTGCTGGTGCCTCCTGTACTCAATCCTATTATCTATGGAGCTAGAACCAAGGAGATTCGGAGTCGACTTCTAAAACTGCTTCACCTGGGGAAGACTTCAATATGA
- the LOC100435190 gene encoding LOW QUALITY PROTEIN: olfactory receptor 51I2-like (The sequence of the model RefSeq protein was modified relative to this genomic sequence to represent the inferred CDS: inserted 1 base in 1 codon; substituted 1 base at 1 genomic stop codon) yields MRGNSHNSSGLSPFILTGLLGLETSQHWTFLLLGALYIVSIVGNALIPFIITKGQSLHQPMYYFLSLLSVNDLGVSFSTLPTVLATFCFYLREISFYYCMAQMFIIHLFSFVESGILLAMSFDHYVAIRNPLRYATVLTGACVVHIGMSVIISFCMVFPLPFLLKRLPFCKANVLSHAYCLHPDLIRLPCGDITINYIYGLFTVISSFGLDSALILLSYVLILRSVLAIASRXEXLKTLNTCVLHMCAVLIFYVPMVSVSMAAQYGRHAPRYVHALLSLIYLFVPPMLNPVIYSIKTKQIHRRLCKILLATRI; encoded by the exons ATGAGAGGTAATTCCCACAACAGCTCAGGGTTGTCTCCTTTCATCTTGACAGGACTGCTGGGGCTGGAGACCTCTCAACACTGGACTTTTTTGCTCCTTGGTGCTCTCTACATTGTCTCCATTGTGGGCAATGCCCTTATCCCTTTCATTATCACGAAGGGACAGAGCTTGCACCAGCCTATGTACTACTTTCTATCCTTGCTCTCAGTTAATGATCTAGGTGTGTCTTTCTCCACACTGCCCACAGTTCTGGCCACATTTTGCTTCTACTTGAGGGAGAtcagtttttattattgtatGGCCCAAATGTTCATTatccatctcttttcttttgtggAGTCTGGTATCCTGCTGGCTATGAGCTTTGACCACTATGTGGCCATCCGTAACCCGCTGCGCTATGCCACAGTGCTCACTGGTGCCTGCGTGGTGCATATAGGCATGTCCGTTATCATCAGTTTCTGCATGGTTTTTCCACTGCCTTTCCTTCTGAAGAGATTACCCTTCTGCAAGGCCAATGTACTCTCCCATGCCTACTGCCTGCATCCAGATCTGATCCGCCTGCCCTGTGGCGACATCACCATCAATTATATCTATGGTCTATTCACTGTCATCTCTTCCTTTGGCCTGGATTCTGCCCTTATCCTACTCTCCTATGTGCTCATACTCCGCTCTGTACTTGCCATCGCCTCCC GGGAGTGATTAAAGACTCTTAACACCTGTGTGTTACACATGTGTGCTGTGCTCATCTTTTATGTGCCCATGGTGTCTGTGTCCATGGCTGCTCAGTATGGGAGGCATGCCCCACGGTATGTACACGCACTCTTGTCCCTTATCTATCTTTTTGTGCCTCCAATGCTCAACCCTGTCATCTATTCCATTAAAACCAAACAGATTCATCGGAGGCTTTGCAAAATACTACTGGCAACCAGGATTTGA